TCCAGGTTATTTGCCGAGCGTAAGGCAGCCGGCGGGGCAAGGGAAACCGACGAACCAGGTGTTCCGTGGGTCGTTGTCAGCGCGTTCCGTGAGAAGTCGTCCGCGTCGGACTGCCGTTTGTCTCTCAGCCCGAAGATCGCCACGCCCTGGTCGAACGCATACTGCTCCACGGTCAGCCAGTCGTACTTTCCGCCCCCATTCTCGCCGCTTGAAATAAGCAGGATCACTCGCCTTCCCGGAGCATGCGATAGTCCCGCCACCGCGACCGCCACGTCGTCCCACAGCGGAAACGTCTTTCCGCATGCCGAGTGCTCCTTGCCTCCATGCAGCGTCGGGAACGACATCGCGTCGCTGACCCCCTTTCGCAGGGCCGCGGCGTCAGGAACAGCGTTATTCATCGAACGTGTCATCGTGCAGTCGGCCGCGTACATCGTGATGCGGTCCGTCGGCAGCAGCTGCGATCCCACCAGTCCCGCGAACTCGTCCCCCAGCTTGGAAAGATCGTGAAAGCTGTCCCTGCTTGCATCGATCAGGATCACCAGGGAGAGCGGATCCTCGCCCTCCCGGCGCATCGAGAGCGGTGTGATCTGCGTTCCATTGGCGGTCTTTAGCCTTAGCTTCTCCACCGGCACGTCATCGACA
This Granulicella aggregans DNA region includes the following protein-coding sequences:
- a CDS encoding vWA domain-containing protein codes for the protein MGHSRSLTSARSMLSLTVVLLLPGSCAILESQTADPAAAAPAAVVAPAAPSAAATSVPTLEMALLITDHIHRPVDDVPVEKLRLKTANGTQITPLSMRREGEDPLSLVILIDASRDSFHDLSKLGDEFAGLVGSQLLPTDRITMYAADCTMTRSMNNAVPDAAALRKGVSDAMSFPTLHGGKEHSACGKTFPLWDDVAVAVAGLSHAPGRRVILLISSGENGGGKYDWLTVEQYAFDQGVAIFGLRDKRQSDADDFSRNALTTTHGTPGSSVSLAPPAALRSANNLELLCANDGGLTLTSAPEFRRDGIAGILFLIRNRFILTIPKDAYPLGTTHGVKVTQTGISPYFMTATGALEPMVK